Proteins encoded by one window of Conger conger chromosome 1, fConCon1.1, whole genome shotgun sequence:
- the LOC133140448 gene encoding cytosolic 5'-nucleotidase 1A-like isoform X2: MSSMETNKRGPMTIAVSEILLINMEKPGVAFPFIKLYPDSEFPFHIALMTKNQAQKQRLRNHLNKLGLSQVSIHQDDYSSKPEPKVLYLSEDPGKAEEAIKTGHAAAIMFPNDMGNQWNEDRELCVAFDGDGVLFSDECEIVYVEEGMEAFKQNEKDKEDIAIEKGPLKCFLEALSDLQNKLPSESWSKVQTYLVTSRNPLISGTRALKTLTTWQVDISQAFFVSRAPKASLLATIRPHIFFDDKRTHIDKARELGVISAHVPYGKGYATEGACKK, encoded by the exons ATGAGCAGCATGGAGACTAACAAACGT GGACCAATGACCATCGCAGTGTCTGAAATATTGCTGATTAACATGGAGAAGCCAGGAGTGGCATTTCCCTTCATAAAG CTTTACCCAGACAGTGAGTTTCCATTCCACATTGCACTGATGACTAAGAACCAGGCTCAGAAGCAACGCCTAAGAAACCACCTCAACAAGTTAG GCTTAAGTCAGGTTTCAATCCATCAGGATGACTACAGCAGCAAACCTGAACCGAAAGTACTCTACCTCTCCGAAGACCCTGGCAAAGCAGAGGAAGCCATTAAAACAG GGCATGCAGCTGCCATCATGTTCCCTAATGACATGGGAAACCAATGGAATGAAGACAGAGAG CTTTGCGTGGCATTTGACGGAGATGGCGTCCTGTTCTCTGATGAGTGTGAGATTGTTTATGTGGAGGAAGGGATGGAAGCCTTCAAACAAAATGAGAAGGATAAAGAGGACATCGCTATAGAAAAG GGTCCCCTGAAGTGCTTCCTGGAGGCTCTCAGTGACCTGCAGAATAAGCTTCCTAGCGAGAGCTGGTCTAAAGTGCAGACCTACCTGGTGACATCCCGCAACCCGCTCATTAGTGGCACCAGGGCTCTGAAGACCCTGACCACATGGCAGGTGGACATCAGCCAGGCTTTCTTTGTCTCCAGGGCCCCCAAGGCGTCACTCTTGGCCACGATCCGCCCGCACATCTTCTTCGATGACAAGAGGACGCACATTGATAAGGCGCGTGAGCTGGGGGTCATCTCTGCCCACGTGCCTTATGGGAAAGGATATGCGACCGAGGGTGCCTGCAAGAAGTGA
- the LOC133140448 gene encoding cytosolic 5'-nucleotidase 1A-like isoform X1, translated as MSSMETNKRGPMTIAVSEILLINMEKPGVAFPFIKALVNVNDHFHELYPDSEFPFHIALMTKNQAQKQRLRNHLNKLGLSQVSIHQDDYSSKPEPKVLYLSEDPGKAEEAIKTGHAAAIMFPNDMGNQWNEDRELCVAFDGDGVLFSDECEIVYVEEGMEAFKQNEKDKEDIAIEKGPLKCFLEALSDLQNKLPSESWSKVQTYLVTSRNPLISGTRALKTLTTWQVDISQAFFVSRAPKASLLATIRPHIFFDDKRTHIDKARELGVISAHVPYGKGYATEGACKK; from the exons ATGAGCAGCATGGAGACTAACAAACGT GGACCAATGACCATCGCAGTGTCTGAAATATTGCTGATTAACATGGAGAAGCCAGGAGTGGCATTTCCCTTCATAAAG GCCTTGGTGAACGTGAATGACCATTTCCACGAGCTTTACCCAGACAGTGAGTTTCCATTCCACATTGCACTGATGACTAAGAACCAGGCTCAGAAGCAACGCCTAAGAAACCACCTCAACAAGTTAG GCTTAAGTCAGGTTTCAATCCATCAGGATGACTACAGCAGCAAACCTGAACCGAAAGTACTCTACCTCTCCGAAGACCCTGGCAAAGCAGAGGAAGCCATTAAAACAG GGCATGCAGCTGCCATCATGTTCCCTAATGACATGGGAAACCAATGGAATGAAGACAGAGAG CTTTGCGTGGCATTTGACGGAGATGGCGTCCTGTTCTCTGATGAGTGTGAGATTGTTTATGTGGAGGAAGGGATGGAAGCCTTCAAACAAAATGAGAAGGATAAAGAGGACATCGCTATAGAAAAG GGTCCCCTGAAGTGCTTCCTGGAGGCTCTCAGTGACCTGCAGAATAAGCTTCCTAGCGAGAGCTGGTCTAAAGTGCAGACCTACCTGGTGACATCCCGCAACCCGCTCATTAGTGGCACCAGGGCTCTGAAGACCCTGACCACATGGCAGGTGGACATCAGCCAGGCTTTCTTTGTCTCCAGGGCCCCCAAGGCGTCACTCTTGGCCACGATCCGCCCGCACATCTTCTTCGATGACAAGAGGACGCACATTGATAAGGCGCGTGAGCTGGGGGTCATCTCTGCCCACGTGCCTTATGGGAAAGGATATGCGACCGAGGGTGCCTGCAAGAAGTGA